CAAGGAGCTTGTTCCAGGATGGGGGTGGAGTTCACAAGCAGATTACTGGATATTTCTCATACCAGAGCAAGAAATTATTGTCTTCAAACCAGGAAAGCTAAGGGCTTTAGTTTGGGAACTACTGAAGTCTCTCAAAGAAAGAAGTGTAGCCAATAAAGGGTACAACACAATTGGCTATCCAATACCCTTGATTCAGGCTAGAAAAGTTGCATTTCAGATCAAAACTCTTTATTTAGAGAAGCTTTGAAATGTTTCACTGCTTTGGATTTTGATGTATCTGTCGAGTTTTGTTGAGGCAAGCCAATGTTAAATGTAACTGTTGATGACATCCAGCGCGATCCCCTTAAGTATCTGAATCAAGTAGAGGCGGGCGAGACGCTTGTCATTTTTAGATCTAATAAACCAATCGCTGAACTTAAACCTGTTGCCAATAGTAAGCAATTGCGACCATTTGGTTTATGTGCAGGTGAGTTTACCGTTCCAGATGATTTCGATGCTCCCTTGCCTGAAGATCTTCTTAATGCATTCGAGGGCAAATGAGAATTTTGCTAGATACGCATATCTTTTTGTGGTTTATCAGTGGTGATGCCCAGTTGTTAACGAATGTTCGAGATGCAATTCGTGATCCAGGCAATGAGGTCTACCTGAGTGCAGTTTCTGTCTGGGAAGCAATTGTCAAATACCAGTTGGGCAAGCTTCCTCTGCCAGAGTCCCCCGAAACGTATTTGCCCAAGCAGCGCGATCTTCATCAAATTGCCAGTCTTGCTCTTGATGAAAGTAGCGTGACTCAATTGGCTAAACTGCCGCCATTACATCGTGATCCATTCGACAGAATGCTTATTTGTCAAGCATTACAAAACGGTTTGACCATTGCGACAGTAGATGCGGCAGTTCGTGCTTACTCAGTTAGCGTCTTGTAGCAGCGCAGCCCAACACTGCGTTGGTGCGGACGGTACACAGGTTATCGGTGAGTGTTCAAGCTTGTCTGCCGCCGCACAACTTCACCGTTGGGCTGCGTCACATCTCGGTGAGGGCAGTACTTCAATTTCACGATTGGGGAAGCGAGGCTTTAAGATCAAGCAAGTATATCTATATGGTGTCATTAACCGAGAGGCGCAGTAGTGAGCCGAATTGTTTTAACCACCATTGGATCTTTTGGTGATTTGCATCCTAAAATTGCGATCGCGCTTGAACTACGAAAGCGTGGACATGATGTCGTGTTTGTAACCCATAAAGAATACCAGGACAGAATTGAAGCTCTAGGTTTCGAGTTTCGTCGGATGCGTCCTGACAACACCGCGCTTAATGATCCACAAGAAATGGCGCGGATGATGGATTTGAAAACGGGTACAGAGTATGTAATTAAAAATTGGGTTTGTGCAAGTTTGCATGAAACATACACCGATTTGATGGATGGCGCAAAAGATGCAGATTTCATCGTTACAGGTGAAGGAGTTGTGGCGGCTCGATTGGTAGCAGAAAAATTAGAGATCCCATGGGCGTTCGCTGTCCTACAGCCTGCCTCAT
This window of the Chroococcidiopsis sp. CCMEE 29 genome carries:
- a CDS encoding type II toxin-antitoxin system VapC family toxin, whose protein sequence is MRILLDTHIFLWFISGDAQLLTNVRDAIRDPGNEVYLSAVSVWEAIVKYQLGKLPLPESPETYLPKQRDLHQIASLALDESSVTQLAKLPPLHRDPFDRMLICQALQNGLTIATVDAAVRAYSVSVL